A genomic region of Candidatus Limnocylindrales bacterium contains the following coding sequences:
- a CDS encoding ATP-binding protein → MRKTKLQTLIWIATACIALFLSTGAYIAYRSMEGEIANQFNKQQEMLAKQAASGIEAHFQEILFTLKLGTSLENEGMGVNSINLKTLYDRLNGKVISLVRVDESGIPKQAYPEEILEQVKNRNYHGVDYFRVCWITGQPYISKWLTDKTQPRKIIVAVPVFNREVRDGLSAFKGILLADVDPNIIIDTYIKPIKSGKSGFAWLIDSNGTLLYHPFHPDSKDSADHSYSENEDSCRECHQSFDLETKMVTGEAGHTRLKTHTGQEYLIAYSPVHIDGAMWAAIGVNVPYSDVTNSVRRSFICIFILVIMTVAIIIIGAAAIIRLNNKRIKAEEVLASERLVTIGKMAAQVAHEIRNPLSSISLNAELLEEEINSYEGVSTEEARSLLTAIMSEVDRLASITEDYLKFARLPRPVWEKENINHILLDLLNFSKEEIAKHGIQVMTQFDPSIPEIKLDEKQLREAFLNILKNAFEAMPQGGELQITTARTGEQIEVIISDTGIGIEEKNLEKIFTPFFTTKEDGTGLGLALTQQIIHEHGGTIQCRSQVGKGTTFVLQFPVVGQRVKMDK, encoded by the coding sequence ATGAGAAAGACAAAACTTCAAACTCTCATCTGGATTGCAACGGCCTGTATAGCCTTATTCCTTTCAACCGGTGCGTATATTGCGTATCGTAGCATGGAAGGAGAAATTGCGAATCAATTTAATAAACAACAGGAGATGCTGGCCAAGCAGGCGGCTTCCGGAATCGAAGCCCATTTTCAAGAAATTCTCTTTACCCTAAAATTGGGGACTTCCTTGGAAAATGAAGGAATGGGGGTTAATTCGATTAACCTCAAAACCCTCTATGATCGACTCAACGGAAAAGTGATTAGCCTGGTTCGGGTAGATGAGTCCGGAATCCCAAAGCAAGCCTATCCTGAGGAAATCCTTGAACAGGTTAAAAACCGAAATTACCACGGAGTAGATTATTTTCGGGTCTGCTGGATTACCGGCCAACCCTACATATCTAAATGGTTAACAGATAAAACCCAGCCAAGGAAGATCATCGTAGCCGTTCCGGTTTTTAATCGGGAAGTACGGGATGGTCTTTCGGCTTTCAAAGGGATTCTCCTGGCCGATGTAGATCCCAATATTATTATCGATACCTATATTAAACCCATAAAATCCGGTAAGTCGGGATTTGCCTGGCTCATCGATAGTAATGGAACTCTTTTATATCATCCCTTTCATCCGGATAGTAAGGATTCGGCAGATCATTCTTATAGTGAGAACGAGGATAGTTGTAGGGAATGTCATCAGTCCTTTGACCTTGAGACCAAGATGGTGACCGGGGAAGCCGGTCACACCCGGCTAAAGACTCATACCGGTCAGGAATATTTAATTGCCTATTCCCCGGTTCATATCGATGGGGCGATGTGGGCTGCTATCGGGGTCAATGTTCCTTACTCGGATGTAACCAATTCGGTTCGAAGAAGCTTCATCTGTATTTTCATCCTGGTCATTATGACCGTAGCCATTATTATCATCGGAGCCGCAGCCATCATCCGGCTTAACAATAAACGAATCAAGGCCGAGGAAGTCCTTGCATCGGAAAGATTGGTTACCATTGGAAAAATGGCGGCTCAAGTGGCCCATGAGATTCGTAACCCCCTCAGTTCTATTAGCTTAAACGCCGAACTCCTGGAAGAGGAAATTAATAGTTATGAAGGGGTATCGACGGAAGAGGCCAGATCGCTTTTAACGGCAATTATGTCTGAAGTCGATCGATTAGCCTCTATTACAGAGGATTATCTCAAATTTGCCCGGTTACCCAGGCCGGTCTGGGAAAAGGAAAATATCAACCATATTCTCCTGGACTTACTCAACTTTTCCAAGGAAGAAATTGCAAAACATGGGATTCAGGTTATGACCCAATTTGATCCTTCGATTCCGGAGATCAAGTTAGATGAAAAACAACTGCGGGAGGCTTTTCTGAATATTTTGAAGAATGCCTTCGAAGCCATGCCCCAGGGCGGTGAGCTTCAGATTACCACAGCCAGGACGGGTGAGCAAATCGAAGTGATCATCTCGGATACCGGAATCGGCATAGAGGAAAAAAATCTGGAGAAGATCTTTACTCCCTTTTTCACAACCAAAGAGGACGGTACCGGACTTGGCCTGGCTTTAACTCAGCAAATTATCCACGAACACGGAGGTACTATCCAGTGTAGAAGTCAGGTGGGCAAAGGAACAACTTTTGTCCTACAATTTCCTGTGGTGGGTCAACGCGTGAAAATGGATAAGTAA
- a CDS encoding site-2 protease family protein, protein MLTLNISDWIIQGVAFLMALTFHECAHAWAAKKLGDSTAEAEGRLTLNPIPHIDPVGTVILPLLAIITHSPFFIGWARPVPINARNFRNPRRGLVWSAAAGPGMNLALAILSVLGLKLFLFLGLYTQAIGTLFVSIMLVNVGLAVFNMLPIPPLDGGTVLTGLLPRKQAYALSSLEPYGFFIILGLSYFGLLRFVLYYPTTIILRFLDSLI, encoded by the coding sequence GTGCTAACTTTAAATATTTCTGATTGGATTATCCAGGGTGTAGCCTTTTTAATGGCTCTTACCTTTCATGAGTGCGCCCACGCCTGGGCAGCTAAAAAATTAGGGGACTCTACGGCTGAAGCAGAAGGGAGATTAACCTTGAACCCGATTCCTCATATTGATCCGGTGGGAACCGTTATTCTTCCTTTGCTGGCCATTATAACCCATTCACCTTTTTTTATCGGGTGGGCCAGACCGGTTCCCATTAATGCCCGTAATTTTCGGAATCCAAGGAGAGGCCTGGTATGGTCGGCGGCAGCAGGCCCCGGAATGAATCTGGCCCTGGCTATTCTCAGTGTACTGGGGCTTAAACTTTTCCTCTTTTTAGGACTTTATACCCAGGCCATTGGAACGCTTTTCGTTTCAATTATGCTCGTAAATGTGGGACTGGCCGTCTTTAATATGTTACCTATTCCACCCCTGGATGGGGGTACGGTTCTTACGGGCCTTTTACCCAGGAAGCAGGCCTATGCTTTGAGTTCCCTGGAACCTTATGGATTTTTTATTATCTTAGGTCTTAGTTATTTTGGACTCTTGAGGTTTGTTTTGTATTATCCAACAACGATCATTTTACGTTTTCTGGATAGTTTAATTTAA
- a CDS encoding sigma-54 dependent transcriptional regulator, protein MDTSSESTILIVDDHKETQESLIKILQKEGYTVLAAESGEMALDIIRKRPVHVVVTDLRMPGMSGIDLLRACKAIAPEIEIVLISGYGTIETAVEAMKEGAYDFVAKPFKKIMLTKTIKKALEKQSLAAENRYLKEQIKDLKSLGSRKQVIGTSLAMRRVLEIVSQVASSSATVLIQGESGTGKEVIANALHYYSSRADKPFVKVSCAALPETLLEAELFGHERGAFTGAIARREGRFEVANGGTLFLDEIGEMSMATQVKLLRVLQEGEFERLGSSKTIKVDVRLVAATNVDLLEAIKQKKFREDLYYRLNVITLTLPPLRDRKEDIPLLAEHFLNIYREKNHKSIKGISKEAMDILLAYSWPGNVRELENTIERAVVLARTDLITLEELPENLKRSVVSLGADPITPEELSETLKGENLNKNYLIVPLGTPLEEIELQVIHETLRRVKGDKNLAAKLLGIASRTIYRKLGELEKMDSPSEHKEEIILDQT, encoded by the coding sequence ATGGATACCAGCTCAGAATCTACTATTCTTATCGTAGATGATCATAAGGAAACTCAAGAATCCCTCATAAAGATTCTTCAAAAAGAGGGTTACACCGTACTTGCTGCGGAAAGCGGTGAAATGGCTTTGGATATTATCCGAAAACGCCCGGTCCACGTCGTCGTGACCGATTTAAGGATGCCCGGGATGAGTGGAATCGATCTACTCCGGGCCTGTAAGGCCATAGCCCCTGAAATAGAGATTGTTTTGATTTCAGGTTATGGGACTATAGAGACGGCTGTAGAGGCTATGAAAGAAGGGGCCTATGATTTTGTGGCTAAGCCTTTCAAAAAGATCATGCTGACCAAAACCATCAAGAAGGCTCTTGAAAAACAGTCATTAGCGGCTGAAAATCGTTATCTTAAAGAGCAGATCAAAGACTTGAAGAGTTTGGGTTCAAGAAAACAAGTTATTGGTACCAGTCTGGCCATGCGTCGGGTTCTGGAGATTGTTTCCCAAGTGGCCTCCAGTTCAGCAACGGTACTCATCCAGGGTGAGAGTGGGACAGGTAAAGAAGTTATTGCCAATGCCCTTCACTATTACAGTTCTCGAGCCGATAAACCCTTTGTGAAGGTAAGCTGTGCCGCCTTACCTGAAACTCTATTAGAAGCCGAGCTCTTCGGACACGAGCGGGGTGCCTTTACAGGAGCAATAGCCCGTAGGGAAGGAAGATTCGAAGTCGCCAATGGAGGAACCCTATTCCTGGATGAAATTGGCGAGATGAGTATGGCGACCCAGGTTAAACTCCTTCGGGTTCTCCAGGAAGGTGAGTTTGAAAGGCTTGGCTCTTCCAAGACTATCAAAGTAGATGTCCGTCTTGTTGCGGCGACGAATGTGGATTTGCTGGAAGCTATCAAACAGAAAAAGTTTCGAGAGGATCTCTATTACCGGTTAAATGTAATTACGCTTACCCTTCCTCCTCTTCGGGACCGAAAAGAAGATATTCCCTTACTGGCCGAGCATTTCTTAAATATCTATCGGGAGAAAAATCATAAATCTATCAAAGGAATCTCCAAAGAAGCCATGGATATTCTGTTAGCCTATTCCTGGCCTGGGAATGTTCGCGAGCTGGAGAATACCATAGAACGTGCCGTGGTTCTGGCAAGAACTGATCTAATCACCCTGGAGGAGCTCCCTGAAAATCTTAAACGGTCTGTCGTCTCCCTGGGGGCCGATCCCATTACTCCGGAAGAACTCTCTGAAACCCTTAAAGGAGAAAACTTGAACAAGAATTATTTGATCGTTCCTCTGGGAACTCCCTTGGAAGAGATAGAACTTCAGGTAATTCATGAAACTCTGCGGCGGGTCAAGGGGGATAAGAACCTGGCGGCCAAACTTTTAGGAATTGCCTCCAGAACCATTTATCGAAAGTTAGGTGAGTTGGAAAAGATGGACTCGCCTTCGGAGCATAAAGAAGAGATCATCCTGGATCAGACCTGA
- a CDS encoding 2-amino-3,7-dideoxy-D-threo-hept-6-ulosonate synthase: MLSLGKKVRLKRILNPKSGKLFIVTVDHPITRGLFPGLVKMEDTMEKIIQGGPDALLMHKGIAERFFYPYAGEIPLLIKASSFSPYHPTYDTWVTQVDEAIRLGADAISMGVILGGERQAEMLRNLGALSRDASLAGLVLMAHMYPKGELIKDEERYSVPNLSYCVRAGEELGVDVIKTWYSGDPETFRKVVEVAPGKVVAAGGPKMDSDEQLLQMTKGVMDAGALGVAYGRNIWDHQNVIGIIKALKAIIHENKSVQEALEILKG, translated from the coding sequence ATGTTATCTTTAGGTAAAAAAGTCCGACTCAAAAGAATCTTAAACCCGAAATCCGGGAAGCTTTTCATTGTAACCGTGGACCATCCCATTACCCGGGGTCTGTTTCCGGGATTGGTTAAGATGGAGGATACCATGGAGAAGATCATTCAGGGAGGTCCCGATGCCCTTCTCATGCATAAAGGCATTGCCGAACGATTTTTTTATCCCTATGCCGGAGAAATTCCTCTGCTTATAAAAGCTTCCAGCTTTTCGCCGTATCATCCCACCTATGATACCTGGGTAACCCAGGTGGATGAGGCTATTCGATTAGGAGCCGATGCAATTTCCATGGGAGTTATTCTGGGGGGTGAGCGACAGGCGGAGATGTTAAGAAATTTAGGAGCCCTCTCCCGGGATGCTTCACTGGCCGGATTAGTTCTCATGGCTCATATGTATCCCAAAGGGGAACTCATTAAGGATGAGGAACGTTATTCGGTTCCTAACCTCAGCTATTGTGTTCGCGCGGGAGAGGAGTTAGGTGTAGATGTAATCAAGACCTGGTATTCTGGAGATCCCGAAACTTTCCGAAAAGTGGTAGAGGTAGCTCCTGGAAAGGTAGTGGCTGCAGGAGGTCCGAAGATGGATAGCGATGAGCAACTGCTTCAAATGACCAAAGGGGTCATGGATGCCGGCGCACTGGGGGTTGCTTACGGACGAAATATCTGGGATCATCAGAATGTCATAGGGATTATTAAGGCTTTAAAGGCGATTATTCATGAAAATAAAAGTGTCCAGGAAGCTCTGGAAATTTTGAAGGGATAA
- a CDS encoding DUF444 family protein, with product MSSKIERDHARFNQIIRGKIKKELRRYMTRGELIGKKGKDLVSIPIPQVEIPHFEFETRKLGGVGQGEGEPGTPIGRGDAEPGQGAGETPGDHILEVDLSLEELAKILGEELELPRIEPRGKKNIVNEKERYTGIRQVGPESLRHFKRTYKAALRRQLATGTYDPNHPLVIPIQEDKRYRSWKLTKEPESNAIIFYIMDVSGSMGDEQKEIVRIESFWIDTWLRSQYKGIESRYIIHDAVAREVDSHTFYHTRESGGTIISSAYELCNRLIEAHYNPSEWNIYIFHFSDGDNWYGDTDKCLSILENHLLPKVNLFCYGQVRSFYGSGQFKGEIDEYFGDTENVVTSEINSKEGIYDSIKEFLGKGK from the coding sequence ATGTCTAGCAAAATTGAAAGAGACCACGCACGATTTAATCAGATTATTCGAGGTAAGATCAAGAAGGAACTACGCCGATATATGACGCGTGGAGAACTGATCGGGAAGAAGGGAAAAGATCTGGTTAGTATTCCGATTCCTCAAGTGGAGATTCCCCATTTTGAATTTGAAACCCGAAAACTCGGGGGGGTAGGTCAAGGAGAGGGTGAGCCTGGAACCCCTATTGGTCGAGGAGATGCCGAACCCGGGCAAGGTGCCGGAGAAACTCCCGGGGATCACATTCTGGAAGTTGATCTTTCCCTGGAGGAATTGGCTAAAATCTTGGGTGAAGAGCTGGAACTGCCCCGGATAGAGCCCCGAGGTAAGAAGAACATTGTTAACGAAAAAGAAAGATATACCGGCATCCGTCAGGTTGGACCTGAAAGTCTTCGTCACTTCAAAAGAACCTATAAGGCGGCTCTCAGACGTCAACTGGCCACAGGAACGTATGATCCCAATCACCCCCTTGTGATTCCCATTCAAGAAGATAAACGCTACCGTTCCTGGAAATTGACCAAGGAACCAGAAAGCAATGCCATTATTTTTTATATTATGGATGTATCGGGTTCTATGGGTGATGAACAGAAGGAAATTGTTCGTATAGAATCCTTCTGGATCGATACCTGGTTACGTTCTCAGTATAAAGGGATTGAATCCCGTTACATTATCCATGATGCGGTAGCCAGAGAAGTCGATAGCCACACCTTTTATCATACCCGGGAAAGTGGAGGAACCATCATCTCCTCTGCCTATGAGTTATGTAACCGACTCATCGAGGCACATTATAATCCCTCCGAATGGAATATATATATTTTCCATTTTTCCGATGGGGATAACTGGTATGGGGATACCGATAAGTGTCTTTCGATTCTTGAAAATCACCTGCTCCCCAAAGTTAATCTCTTCTGTTACGGACAGGTCCGAAGTTTTTATGGAAGCGGTCAATTTAAAGGTGAGATCGATGAGTACTTTGGAGATACGGAGAATGTAGTAACTTCGGAAATTAACAGTAAGGAAGGGATTTACGATTCCATTAAGGAATTTCTCGGAAAAGGGAAATAG
- a CDS encoding zinc-dependent dehydrogenase: protein MKAAVLHKPNDIKVEEIEIPSINSDEMLVRVKACGICGTDTRIYYGTKTKGVHYPSVIGHEISGIVEALGSQVRDFKEGDHVSICPVIPCGVCYACQRGMDNICMNRTAIGYEYDGGLQEYLRIPGIAIRQGNIFKVPEDIPFEVSALIEPLACCYNGNRRSQIKLGDTVVIMGAGPIGLMHLQLAKQAGATRVIVSEPVEERLALAKELGADICVNPKTTSLQEVVMQETQGIGADVTLLAIGVPSLINEAFKITRKQGNINLFAGFSGKGESTIEANLIHYNELNVTGTASAAPWHFNEAMKLVISGQIKLDKLITHRFPLEEIDKALKTVVESKGIKVVVIP from the coding sequence ATGAAAGCTGCGGTACTCCACAAACCCAATGACATAAAGGTAGAAGAAATAGAAATCCCCTCTATTAACTCTGATGAAATGTTGGTACGGGTTAAAGCTTGTGGGATCTGTGGAACCGATACCCGGATCTACTACGGTACCAAAACCAAAGGGGTTCACTATCCTTCGGTAATCGGCCATGAGATTTCTGGAATTGTGGAAGCCCTGGGAAGTCAGGTTCGAGATTTTAAAGAAGGCGATCATGTCAGCATCTGTCCTGTAATTCCTTGTGGGGTCTGTTATGCCTGCCAAAGAGGCATGGATAATATCTGTATGAATCGAACGGCCATCGGTTATGAATATGATGGGGGGCTCCAGGAGTACTTGCGAATCCCAGGCATAGCCATCCGTCAGGGTAATATATTTAAAGTACCGGAAGATATTCCCTTCGAAGTCTCTGCGTTGATTGAACCGCTGGCCTGCTGTTATAATGGAAATCGCCGTTCTCAGATCAAGTTGGGAGATACAGTCGTCATCATGGGGGCGGGTCCTATTGGATTGATGCACCTCCAACTCGCTAAACAAGCGGGTGCAACCAGAGTGATAGTCAGTGAGCCTGTCGAAGAACGTTTAGCTCTTGCCAAGGAACTGGGAGCCGATATTTGTGTAAATCCTAAAACGACCAGTCTCCAAGAAGTGGTCATGCAAGAGACCCAGGGTATTGGGGCAGATGTGACTCTCTTGGCCATTGGTGTCCCCTCCTTGATTAATGAGGCCTTTAAAATAACCCGCAAGCAGGGAAATATCAATCTCTTTGCCGGATTTAGTGGTAAAGGAGAATCGACCATCGAGGCCAATTTGATTCACTACAATGAACTTAATGTAACAGGTACCGCTTCTGCAGCCCCCTGGCATTTTAACGAGGCTATGAAACTGGTCATCTCCGGACAGATTAAACTCGATAAGCTCATTACCCATCGATTCCCCCTGGAAGAAATCGATAAGGCCCTTAAAACCGTTGTAGAAAGTAAAGGAATTAAAGTGGTTGTAATACCCTGA
- a CDS encoding amidohydrolase family protein: MKLVNFRLIDGTGRFYEHAALTINDQGRIEQLWTGNEAKMSARDALDLNGQTVLPGLFDCHVHLMSDAGPDPFAAYQTKSVFYMTILGAVNAWRMLRRGITTIRDVGAMDFADAAIKQAINEGIIPGPRMLSSGKLLTMTGGHGWFIGQEIDGPDEARKYARLNLKMGADNIKMMASGGVLTPNVNPRSPSLTVEELAAGFEEAIKAGKLTASHAQSTQGIKNAIRAGVRTIEHGVWLDEEACQMMVDRGVYLDATLAAPYFILKHAEGGKMAPYVVEKIKSMYRDHIESFKMAKRMGVKIICGTDAGTPFNIPGETVTELEQMQQAGLTPMEAIIAATKTSAEALRLDEVTGTIEIGKMADMIVVDGDPLSNLDVLRRPTYVFKEGRSVQLNIEEPLGVPAKVTPAQVAMTVTRFATASGCMC; encoded by the coding sequence ATGAAACTGGTAAATTTTCGTCTAATCGATGGAACCGGGCGGTTTTATGAGCATGCTGCCTTAACCATCAATGACCAGGGTCGAATCGAGCAACTTTGGACCGGCAATGAAGCCAAAATGTCGGCCCGGGATGCACTTGATTTGAACGGACAGACCGTCTTGCCGGGTTTATTTGATTGTCACGTACATCTTATGAGCGATGCAGGACCCGATCCCTTTGCAGCCTATCAGACGAAGTCGGTGTTTTATATGACTATTTTAGGGGCTGTGAATGCCTGGAGGATGTTACGTCGGGGGATCACCACGATTCGGGATGTTGGGGCTATGGATTTTGCAGACGCCGCCATTAAGCAAGCCATCAACGAAGGGATCATTCCGGGTCCGCGGATGCTTTCCTCGGGTAAACTCCTGACCATGACCGGTGGACATGGCTGGTTCATCGGACAAGAAATCGATGGACCCGATGAAGCCCGTAAATATGCCCGACTTAACCTTAAAATGGGTGCAGATAATATCAAGATGATGGCTTCGGGAGGGGTGTTGACCCCAAACGTCAATCCACGTTCCCCCTCCCTTACAGTTGAAGAGTTGGCAGCAGGATTTGAAGAAGCCATTAAAGCCGGGAAACTGACCGCCAGCCACGCTCAGTCTACCCAAGGAATTAAGAATGCCATCCGAGCCGGAGTTCGTACAATTGAACACGGGGTTTGGTTGGATGAAGAGGCCTGTCAAATGATGGTAGACCGCGGAGTCTATCTGGATGCCACACTGGCAGCACCTTATTTCATTCTAAAACATGCAGAGGGCGGGAAGATGGCCCCCTATGTGGTAGAGAAAATCAAAAGCATGTATCGGGACCATATAGAGAGCTTTAAGATGGCAAAAAGGATGGGAGTAAAAATCATTTGCGGGACAGATGCCGGAACCCCCTTCAATATACCGGGTGAAACGGTCACGGAACTCGAGCAAATGCAGCAGGCCGGACTGACTCCCATGGAAGCGATTATAGCAGCCACCAAGACCAGCGCTGAAGCCCTGCGATTGGATGAAGTTACAGGAACCATCGAAATCGGTAAAATGGCCGATATGATCGTCGTAGATGGAGATCCCCTCAGCAACCTGGATGTGTTACGACGTCCTACCTATGTGTTTAAGGAAGGTCGATCTGTACAACTGAATATAGAAGAACCTCTGGGTGTCCCTGCAAAGGTTACCCCGGCCCAGGTAGCCATGACCGTAACCCGTTTTGCTACCGCCAGTGGATGTATGTGTTAA
- a CDS encoding SpoVR family protein: MSLTPELEAIRKEVEGYAREYGLDFFEVIFEILDFDKLNEVASYMGFPTRYPHWRFGMEYEQLQKSYTYGLQKIYEMVINNDPSYAYLLKCNNDVDQKLVMAHVYGHVDFFKNNIWFSQTNRKMMDGMANHGARIRRYIDKYGEEKVERFLDCCLSLENLIDPHSPFIKRQDEKPRFNFQEEEEEKTVKKLKVERPYMDSYINPSDFLESQKKKLEQEAEKKQKFPENPERDVLLFLINHAPLENWQLDILSIIRDEAYYFAPQAQTKIMNEGWASYWHSKIMTQKCLKDSEVIDYADHHSGTLSTRPGRINPYKLGIELFRDIEDRWNKGKFGKEYEECDDLEKKKNWDKKLGLGLQKIFEVRKIYNDVMFIDAFLTEEFCREQKLFTYRYNEQTQMYEIADRDFKKIKASLLFSLTNFGQPFIYITDANYGNRGELYLQHRYEGVELRIDYAKDTLQNLYTLWKRPVHLETVVNDKGILFTFDGKSHEERRI, encoded by the coding sequence ATGAGTCTTACCCCTGAGTTAGAAGCTATCCGTAAAGAGGTCGAGGGCTACGCCCGGGAGTACGGTTTGGATTTCTTTGAGGTAATCTTTGAGATCCTGGATTTTGACAAGCTCAATGAAGTAGCCAGTTATATGGGCTTTCCAACCCGATATCCCCACTGGCGGTTCGGTATGGAGTATGAACAACTCCAGAAAAGCTATACCTATGGCCTTCAGAAGATCTACGAAATGGTCATTAACAATGATCCTTCCTATGCCTATTTGCTCAAGTGCAATAACGATGTGGATCAAAAACTGGTTATGGCCCACGTATACGGTCATGTAGACTTTTTTAAAAATAATATCTGGTTTTCACAAACCAATCGAAAAATGATGGATGGCATGGCCAATCATGGAGCCCGAATTCGTCGCTATATTGATAAGTATGGGGAGGAAAAAGTCGAGCGTTTCCTGGATTGCTGCCTGTCTCTGGAGAATTTGATAGATCCCCATTCCCCCTTTATTAAACGCCAGGATGAAAAGCCCCGGTTTAATTTTCAAGAAGAAGAAGAGGAGAAGACCGTCAAAAAACTCAAAGTTGAAAGACCTTACATGGATAGCTACATCAATCCGTCAGATTTTTTGGAAAGTCAGAAAAAGAAGTTAGAACAGGAAGCCGAAAAAAAACAAAAATTCCCGGAGAATCCCGAGCGGGATGTTCTCTTGTTCCTCATTAACCATGCCCCTCTGGAAAACTGGCAACTTGACATTTTGTCCATTATTCGAGATGAAGCCTATTATTTCGCTCCCCAAGCCCAGACAAAGATAATGAACGAAGGATGGGCCTCCTACTGGCATTCTAAAATTATGACCCAGAAATGCCTGAAGGATTCTGAAGTGATTGATTATGCCGATCATCACTCTGGAACCCTCAGTACCCGACCTGGGCGGATTAATCCTTATAAGCTCGGTATAGAATTGTTTCGGGATATCGAAGATCGGTGGAATAAGGGAAAATTCGGTAAGGAATATGAGGAATGTGATGATCTGGAGAAAAAGAAAAATTGGGATAAAAAGTTGGGTCTGGGGCTGCAAAAAATCTTCGAGGTTCGGAAAATTTATAACGATGTGATGTTTATCGATGCCTTTTTAACGGAGGAGTTTTGCCGGGAACAGAAACTTTTTACTTATAGATATAATGAACAGACCCAGATGTATGAAATTGCCGATCGAGATTTCAAAAAAATAAAGGCTTCCTTACTCTTCAGTCTGACCAATTTCGGTCAGCCTTTTATTTATATTACCGATGCCAATTATGGGAATCGAGGTGAACTTTACCTCCAACATCGCTACGAAGGGGTTGAACTTCGGATTGACTATGCCAAGGATACCCTTCAAAACCTTTATACCCTGTGGAAACGCCCCGTTCATCTGGAGACTGTGGTCAATGACAAAGGAATTCTCTTTACGTTTGATGGGAAAAGTCATGAGGAGAGACGAATTTAA
- the trpS gene encoding tryptophan--tRNA ligase: MSKGRILSGMRPTGKLHLGNLLGALENWKALQSEGYECFYFVADWHALTTDYMDTRHIRSNIVDMVTDWLASGLDPEKSVLFIQSLVPEHTELHLMLSMITPVSWLERNPTYKEQMQELSNKDISTYGFLGYPVLQAADILIYKANYVPVGIDQAPHVELTREIARRFNYFYGEVFPIPDLKLTDFPKVLGTDGRKMSKSYQNAIYLADSPEEVRKKVSIMVTDPQRVRRTDPGNPEVCPVFSLHKIFTSVETQKILDRDCRTAQIGCVDCKKILAGNLITTLSPVYEKRQTLSQKPDVVMDILTKGSEKARQMARKTLEEAKAAMKML, from the coding sequence ATGTCAAAGGGTAGAATTTTAAGTGGGATGCGACCGACCGGGAAATTGCATCTGGGAAATTTATTGGGAGCGCTGGAAAACTGGAAAGCCCTTCAGAGTGAAGGGTATGAATGTTTTTACTTTGTGGCGGATTGGCATGCACTGACCACAGACTATATGGATACCCGCCATATCCGATCTAATATTGTGGATATGGTTACGGATTGGTTGGCTTCTGGATTAGATCCTGAAAAGAGTGTTTTGTTCATTCAATCGCTGGTACCGGAGCATACCGAACTTCATTTGATGTTGTCTATGATTACCCCGGTCTCCTGGTTAGAGCGGAATCCAACCTATAAGGAACAAATGCAAGAGCTCTCTAACAAGGATATCTCCACATACGGTTTTCTGGGATATCCGGTCCTCCAGGCAGCAGACATTCTCATTTATAAGGCTAATTATGTCCCCGTAGGTATTGATCAGGCACCCCATGTGGAACTGACTCGGGAAATTGCCCGTCGATTTAATTATTTCTATGGGGAAGTCTTTCCCATCCCGGACCTTAAACTGACGGATTTTCCCAAAGTGTTGGGGACCGATGGTCGAAAAATGAGTAAGAGCTATCAGAACGCTATTTACCTGGCAGATTCTCCGGAAGAGGTACGTAAAAAAGTCAGTATTATGGTTACAGATCCCCAACGGGTTAGAAGAACCGACCCTGGAAATCCAGAAGTCTGTCCGGTATTTTCTTTGCATAAGATATTTACATCTGTGGAAACCCAGAAAATCCTTGATAGGGATTGTCGAACGGCTCAAATTGGGTGCGTGGATTGTAAAAAAATCCTGGCAGGAAATTTAATAACGACCCTTTCTCCGGTATACGAAAAACGTCAAACCCTTTCACAAAAACCTGATGTGGTTATGGATATTTTAACCAAAGGATCTGAAAAAGCACGTCAGATGGCGAGAAAAACCTTGGAGGAAGCCAAAGCTGCCATGAAGATGTTATAG